In Halanaerobium praevalens DSM 2228, the DNA window ATTTGCTCCTTTATTCATGTAAAATTAATATAGTAGTAAAGGATAATTACCCTCCTTGTAGTTGATGCTACTGGGAGGGTTTTTTGTTAGAAAGGTAGTGAATTAAATTAATGAATAATAATGAAGCGAAAATGTGTTTTGCTTGTGGGCCAGAAAATCCTATTTCTTTAGGCCTGAAATTTGAAGAAATTTCTCAAAATAGGGTTAGAGCAGAGTTTACACCGACTGCAAATCATCAAGGTTATACAGGAATTATTCATGGTGGTCTAACAGCAACTTTATTAGATGAAGCTATGGCTTATGTAGTTGGATTCAAAGGAATTAAGGCTTTTACTGCCGAACTAAATATAAGATTTAGAAAAGCAATAGAGGTCGGGAAGCCTTTAGAAATTATTGGTGAATATAAGAAGTCTAAAAAATCTTCAATCGCTAATATATATTACACAGAAGCAAAGATTTTTGATAAAGATGG includes these proteins:
- a CDS encoding PaaI family thioesterase, with the translated sequence MNNNEAKMCFACGPENPISLGLKFEEISQNRVRAEFTPTANHQGYTGIIHGGLTATLLDEAMAYVVGFKGIKAFTAELNIRFRKAIEVGKPLEIIGEYKKSKKSSIANIYYTEAKIFDKDGNLKAKAEAKFIEE